In the Calonectris borealis chromosome 11, bCalBor7.hap1.2, whole genome shotgun sequence genome, one interval contains:
- the LYSMD4 gene encoding lysM and putative peptidoglycan-binding domain-containing protein 4 isoform X1: MRLNESRTRSFQAPVTIHNYPGRQVFVFPNGRSDSEESSEEELNVMELRPRGKEQQRCSTSRDRVGDVVLLEREITEDDNLNKLALQYGCKVADIKRVNNFIREQDLYALKSIKIPVKTHGLLTENGRELRPLPTAPSQTGLTLVDLPEPDDGASSSADGRHLSDYFKGIDKSIQDVVQAEVQLNAEYCMEALERPLPQSGKQETSNGADCGIQWWNAVFIMLLIGIVLPVFYIIYFKTQGLVAHTSNTTLTSNISTDGLEGKLPQSSVVEEKS; encoded by the exons ATGAGGCTGAATGAGAGCCGGACGAGATCCTTCCAGGCTCCCGTCACCATCCATAATTACCCGGGCAGGCAGGTGTTTGTGTTTCCCAATGGCCGATCTGATTCAGAAGAGTCATCAGAGGAGGAACTCAATGTTATGGAATTGCGACCGAGGGGCAAGGAGCAGCAGCGATGCAGCACTTCTCGGGACAGAGTTGGAGATGTGGTACTTCTGGAACGAGAGATTACAGAGGATGATAATCTTAACAAGCTAGCCCTGCAGTATGGTTGTAAA GTTGCAGATATCAAACGCGTCAACAACTTCATCCGGGAGCAGGACTTGTATGCGCTGAAGTCCATCAAGATCCCCGTGAAGACCCACGGGCTGTTAACGGAGAACGGGAGAGAACTAAGGCCGCTTCCGACGGCGCCGTCCCAGACGGGCCTGACGCTCGTGGACTTGCCGGAGCCTGATGACGGTGCGAGCAGCTCTGCTGACGGCAGACATCTGAGCGACTACTTCAAGGGGATTGACAAGAGCATTCAGGACGTGGTGCAGGCAGAGGTCCAGCTGAACGCAGAGTATTGCATGGAAGCACTGGAGAGGCCGCTGCCCCAGTCAGGGAAGCAGGAGACCAGTAATGGTGCGGACTGTGGAATCCAGTGGTGGAACGCAGTTTTTATTATGCTCCTGATAGGAATTGTCCTGCCAGTATTTTATATCATCTATTTTAAAACACAAGGTCTGGTGGCCCATACCTCCAACACAACACTAACCTCAAATATTTCAACAGATGGATTGGAAGGGAAATTACCACAAAGCTCAGTTGTAGAAGAAAAATCCTAA
- the LYSMD4 gene encoding lysM and putative peptidoglycan-binding domain-containing protein 4 isoform X2, which yields MVVNGVGIPVTDETPHTNSQRRSRMHGDYCHKRTFSRSFYRLRRNELCGAAVAQKRDGAWEHGQKVADIKRVNNFIREQDLYALKSIKIPVKTHGLLTENGRELRPLPTAPSQTGLTLVDLPEPDDGASSSADGRHLSDYFKGIDKSIQDVVQAEVQLNAEYCMEALERPLPQSGKQETSNGADCGIQWWNAVFIMLLIGIVLPVFYIIYFKTQGLVAHTSNTTLTSNISTDGLEGKLPQSSVVEEKS from the exons ATGGTTGTAAA CGGGGTGGGAATACCGGTCACAGATGAGACCCCCCACACGAACAGCCAAAGGAGATCACGGATGCACGGAGATTATTGCCATAAGCGAACCTTCAGCAGGAGCTTTTACCGACTGCGGAGAAATGAGCTGTGTGGAGCCGCTGTCGCGCAGAAGAGGGATGGTGCTTGGGAGCATGGGCAAAAG GTTGCAGATATCAAACGCGTCAACAACTTCATCCGGGAGCAGGACTTGTATGCGCTGAAGTCCATCAAGATCCCCGTGAAGACCCACGGGCTGTTAACGGAGAACGGGAGAGAACTAAGGCCGCTTCCGACGGCGCCGTCCCAGACGGGCCTGACGCTCGTGGACTTGCCGGAGCCTGATGACGGTGCGAGCAGCTCTGCTGACGGCAGACATCTGAGCGACTACTTCAAGGGGATTGACAAGAGCATTCAGGACGTGGTGCAGGCAGAGGTCCAGCTGAACGCAGAGTATTGCATGGAAGCACTGGAGAGGCCGCTGCCCCAGTCAGGGAAGCAGGAGACCAGTAATGGTGCGGACTGTGGAATCCAGTGGTGGAACGCAGTTTTTATTATGCTCCTGATAGGAATTGTCCTGCCAGTATTTTATATCATCTATTTTAAAACACAAGGTCTGGTGGCCCATACCTCCAACACAACACTAACCTCAAATATTTCAACAGATGGATTGGAAGGGAAATTACCACAAAGCTCAGTTGTAGAAGAAAAATCCTAA